The proteins below come from a single Psychrobacter sp. PL19 genomic window:
- a CDS encoding dihydrolipoyl dehydrogenase: MNNLSEKSSDRSSSKVIREVDVAVIGAGTAGQNAFRQASTTTENIVIINDGFWTTVCATVGCMPSKLLIAAAGRAHDAKYSDQFGIHADVRIDGKQVMARVQSERDRFASFVTEQVEGWPADKKISGRAHINKDGLIEVNDELIKANKIIVATGSSPFIPDGWADKLGKTLLTSDNVFELPDLPVSMAVIGAGSVGLELAQAFTRLGVAVTLFNRANRVGGLQDEDINNKAIDCLGSDLTMHLNSEIENVGTQTDENQDLAAFVNYKDKDGRSRQWQGEYVLVATGRRNNIEQLGIENLSVELDDKNRPKDLDKNTGQIGNLEVYIVGDANANIPLLHVASDEGFSAGSAICKDNTDANVRLPAIPLSIVFCEPQIANVGMSLPEIKESGLEYVVGNVSFDNQGRSRVMGVNCGLLHIYGCKKTDKILGASMVGPDAEYITHILAVAITNDMCIKALLDTPFYHPTILEGLRTALRDVQDKMAIPYQSYDTQQDGF, encoded by the coding sequence TATTAACGATGGCTTTTGGACGACTGTTTGTGCCACTGTGGGCTGTATGCCAAGTAAATTACTGATTGCCGCGGCTGGTCGTGCTCATGACGCTAAGTACTCTGATCAGTTTGGTATCCATGCTGATGTCAGAATAGATGGTAAGCAAGTCATGGCTCGCGTTCAATCAGAGCGCGACCGCTTTGCAAGTTTCGTCACAGAACAAGTCGAAGGCTGGCCTGCGGATAAAAAGATATCGGGGCGCGCCCATATTAATAAAGACGGTCTGATTGAAGTGAATGACGAGCTGATTAAAGCTAATAAAATCATCGTTGCCACCGGTAGCTCACCATTTATTCCAGATGGCTGGGCAGATAAGCTGGGCAAGACACTTTTGACCTCCGATAATGTCTTTGAATTGCCAGACTTACCCGTATCAATGGCAGTGATTGGTGCAGGTTCAGTGGGCTTGGAGTTGGCGCAAGCATTCACTCGTTTGGGCGTAGCAGTGACTTTGTTTAACCGTGCCAATCGGGTTGGTGGCTTACAAGACGAAGATATCAATAACAAGGCTATTGACTGCTTAGGCAGTGATCTGACCATGCACTTAAATAGTGAAATCGAGAATGTTGGCACTCAAACTGATGAAAACCAAGACCTAGCAGCTTTTGTTAATTATAAAGATAAAGATGGCAGAAGTAGACAATGGCAAGGTGAATATGTCTTAGTAGCTACTGGACGCCGTAACAATATCGAACAACTGGGGATTGAAAATCTGAGCGTTGAGCTCGATGATAAAAACCGTCCGAAAGACTTAGACAAAAATACCGGTCAGATTGGCAACCTTGAGGTTTATATTGTTGGTGATGCCAACGCTAATATTCCATTATTACACGTTGCCAGTGATGAAGGCTTTAGCGCCGGCAGCGCAATCTGCAAAGACAATACGGATGCTAATGTACGTCTACCTGCCATTCCTTTGTCTATTGTGTTTTGTGAGCCGCAGATTGCCAATGTTGGTATGTCGCTACCCGAAATTAAAGAGTCAGGGCTAGAGTATGTCGTTGGTAACGTCAGTTTCGATAACCAAGGGCGTAGCCGAGTCATGGGTGTTAATTGTGGCCTACTACATATCTATGGCTGTAAAAAAACCGATAAAATACTCGGGGCTAGTATGGTGGGACCTGATGCAGAATATATTACCCATATTTTAGCAGTCGCCATTACCAATGATATGTGCATTAAAGCCCTGCTCGATACGCCATTTTACCATCCAACTATATTGGAAGGCCTGCGTACCGCGCTACGCGATGTGCAAGATAAAATGGCTATCCCTTACCAATCTTATGACACACAGCAAGATGGCTTTTAG